One Salarias fasciatus chromosome 22, fSalaFa1.1, whole genome shotgun sequence DNA segment encodes these proteins:
- the atf6b gene encoding LOW QUALITY PROTEIN: cyclic AMP-dependent transcription factor ATF-6 beta (The sequence of the model RefSeq protein was modified relative to this genomic sequence to represent the inferred CDS: deleted 1 base in 1 codon) — protein sequence MSAELLSELDCRFLSDNLLTSDDWDACLYQCESMEDGDEADPGRGLKLDSVFDTDLILTLDPDNPTSPWKHLDDQLLTGEPPVLKSDMTTISQPLPVDMLFQVKAEPPSPPSPSSSLESDSSVGSPDPQVTVKGENPPTPPYMYGDVLSPPLGSMEVTVATTAVPVVLGGVLPAPCPAPLSCPASSKPSLQPRPPVRVAAVPVPVPVSGGPSPGGALILQGLPALDQSRPVVLSQSVCLGAAPAIVKVEPVSPGVAPPAPPTKPIVPATTALPGNGANDIDMKVLKRQQRMIKNRESACQSRKKKKEYLQNLEAQLREAQQENQRLRRENQALRERLAGKEGGDSAAGRRAVCVMAVLLFITFSFGPVSISDRTLSGPPDGAVEYTGRRLLEIEQRDERAPPGRMEEPAEEDGAEDRFSAEPEQFRNLSVFSDLVLQDLDGFFSSSDCRQFNRSESLRLADELRGWVRRHQIDRKKSGGKPKNAKKARIAQKAQLRRTNVSRYLPVQSQRSIQSQLQVLPGPEVTYSDFLDAIERREDTFYVVSFRRDHLLLPAISHNKTSRPKMSLVMPAMSVNDSLYEASRGVEMMMQVDCEVMDTRIVPIKSSAVPPSLRAPPPRPAPPGHHHGNQSSAAAAHRRPLPPRGRPAAYFLSPAEGV from the exons TTTGACACTGACCTCATTCTCACCCTCGACCCGGACAACCCcacgtcgccatggaaacacctGGACGACCAGCTGCTCACAG GAGAGCCTCCAGTTCTGAAGAGTGACATGACGACGATAAGTCAACCACTGCCTGTGGACATgt tgttccAGGTGAAggctgagcccccctcccccccctccccctcctcctccctggagtCCGACTCCTCCGTCGGTTCTCCGGATCCTCAg GTCACAGTGAAAGGGGAGAACCCTCCGACCCCCCCCTACATGTACGGGGACGTGCTGTCCCCCCCGCTGGGCTCCATGGAGGTTACCGTGGCGACTACGGCAGTGCCTGTGGTCCTGGGCGGCGTTCTGCCcgccccctgccccgcccccctctcCTGCCCCGCCTCCTCCAAGCCGTCcctgcagccccgccccccggtGCGCGTGGCggccgtccccgtccccgtccccgtctccgGCGGCCCGTCTCCGGGTGGCGCTTTGATCCTGCAGGGCCTCCCGGCGCTGGACCAGAGCCGGCCCG TGGTCCTGTCTCAGTCCGTCTGTCTCGGCGCCGCTCCGGCCATCGTCAAGGTGGAGCCTGTCTCCCCAGGTGTCGCCccgccggccccgcccaccaagCCCATCGTCCCGGCAACCACCGCGTTACCCGGCAACGGCGCCAACGACATCGAC ATGAAGGTCCTGAAGCGGCAGCAGAGGATGATCAAGAACCGCGAGTCGGCCTGCCAGTCccggaagaagaagaaggagtaCCTGCAGAACCTGGAGGCGCAGCTGAGGGAGGcgcagcaggagaaccagcggCTGCGCCGCGAGAACCAGGCGCTGAGGGAGCGGCTGGCCGGGAAGGAG GGCGGCGACtcggccgccggccgccgcgccGTGTGCGTCATGGCCGTCCTTCTCTTCATCACCTTCAGCTTCGGCCCTGTCAG CATCTCGGACCGGACGCTGTCCGGGCCGCCGGACGGCGCGGTGGAGTACACGGGCCGCCGGCTGCTGGAGATCGAGCAGCGGGACGAGCGGGCGCCGCCCGGCAGGATGGAGGAGCcggcggaggaggacggagcCGAGGACCGGTTCTCCGCAGAACCCGAACAGTTCCG gaACCTCAGTGTCTTCAGTGATCTGGTTCTTCAGGACCTGGATGGGTTCTTCTCGTCTTCAGACTGTCGACAGTTT AACCGCTCAGAGTCGCTCAG gcTGGCGGACGAGCTGCGGGGCTGGGTCCGCCGCCACCAGATCGACCGCAAGAAGTCCGGAGGGAAACCCAAGAACGCCAAGAAGGCCCGGATCGCCCAG AAAGCTCAGCTGAGGAGAACCAACGTGTCCAGATACCTGCCGGTCCAGAGCCAGCGCTCCATCCAGAG CCAGCTGCAGGTTCTCCCCGGTCCCGAGGTGACCTACAGCGACTTCCTGGACGCCATCGAGCGCAGAGAGGACACGTTCTACGTGGTGTCCTTCAGacgg GACCACCTGCTGCTCCCGGCCATCAGCCACAACAAGACCAGTCGACCCAAAATGTCTCTGGTGATGCCGGCCATGTCCGTGAACG acagcctgtACGAGGCGTCCCGCGGCGTGGAGATGATGATGCAGGTGGACTGCGAGGTGATGGACACCCGGATCGTCCCCATCAAGTCGTCCGCCGTCCCCCCGTCCCTGCgggctccgcccccccgccccgccccccccggccATCACCACGGCAACCagtcctccgccgccgccgcccaccggcggcccctccccccccgcGGGCGGCCGGCAGCGTACTTCCTCAGCCCGGCGGAGGGCGTGTGA